Proteins encoded within one genomic window of Polaribacter sp. NJDZ03:
- a CDS encoding (2Fe-2S)-binding protein has product MPNYTLHINGTARKVSADADTPLLWILRDEFNLVGTKFGCGIAQCGACTVHIDGVATRSCQMQVSILDDVKITTIEGLSTDGKHPVQEAWKEIDVPQCGYCQAGQIMTASAFLSENKNPSEEEIREAMHGNICRCASYNRIEKAVKVAANKMS; this is encoded by the coding sequence ATGCCAAATTATACACTTCATATTAACGGAACAGCACGTAAAGTATCTGCAGATGCAGACACACCATTGTTATGGATTTTAAGAGATGAATTCAATTTAGTAGGCACAAAGTTTGGGTGCGGCATTGCACAATGTGGTGCTTGTACAGTTCATATAGACGGTGTTGCAACAAGAAGTTGTCAAATGCAAGTTTCTATTTTAGATGATGTAAAAATAACTACTATAGAAGGATTGTCTACTGATGGAAAACACCCAGTACAAGAAGCTTGGAAAGAGATTGATGTACCACAATGTGGATATTGCCAAGCAGGACAAATAATGACTGCTTCTGCATTTTTATCAGAAAACAAAAACCCTTCAGAAGAAGAAATTAGAGAGGCCATGCACGGTAATATTTGTAGATGTGCTTCTTATAATAGAATTGAAAAAGCAGTAAAAGTTGCTGCAAATAAAATGTCTTAA